Below is a window of Thunnus maccoyii chromosome 16, fThuMac1.1, whole genome shotgun sequence DNA.
AAACGTGGTGTGCTTTATGATGATGTGgccaacaaacagaaaacaggagagaaagagacacaaactTACCTCCTACTTCTTCCACCCCTTCCAGTAACATGTCTTTGGTGAAGTTTGATATCTGCCCGGTGAAGGACGACAGGCTCCCGCCGACCTGACCCAGGGACTGACCGAGGCCGGAGCCGATTCCACCCAGCCACGATGACATGTTCAACAcgggtaaaaaaacaaaaacaaagcagggCCCAGGAGGAcgaagaagagaggaaagaggaggagggagggggctAGCTTAGCTTTGACTCGAGGGTTGATAAAGTCAGCTCGGTCATTAAGCTCAACCGGAAACTCTGAAACACAGAGACGGATTTCGCTTTTAAAATCCACTTTGTTCTCACGTCACAAAGTCGGTTTTCAAGCTGACAGACGCTCATTTAGCTCAGACTCCGGATAATAACAGCTGATCAGTCGCCTGGAGGAATTTGTCAAAGCTAGCAAGCTAAGCGACATTATATTACAGCCAGACAGCGGATAGTTTGAATGACGCCTTTACGTTGAAGACTGTGTCACCTGCGGTAGCCGTGAGCGGTGTTTCCTTGCAGTTTTTTTAGCCAGTCTGACCAACACAGCTCCCAGAAAGTGCCACCTCAACTGCAGCCATTATCAGCTCGGCTGTTGCGGCGGCGATGGCTGTCAGGTTTGACGTGGACACAGAGCGCAGAAGCGGTGCATTGTGGGATGCTGGAGGACCAACAACTTCAAGGTGCGTTCAAGGGCTTCAACTGAGAGTCGGACAAACACAACTTCTATACAACTCATCTTTTGGGACTGTACCTTTAGTCAGACATTTTGGTATGaccttaatctttttttaacgGAAAAGTAGATACTCAAACTCAAAACtgaatgtatttcatttgttaattttttGCTGATGTAATGCCCGTCAAGAAAATGCATGTTAATaatcttatttctttattagcAAAATTCCACATACACACCAGCAAATTTGCAAAACAGAAACCCAACATCACTGTCTTCATGTCCTACTTAAAATCCTTCCTGGACACACTAAAATACTGCACAAATTCTAAAGATGTGAAAACTAGAGCCTTATGTAATGAAttgatttgtaatttattttatttaattttgtttatgtttgcttcttatttctttattgatgTATTATGATCTGTGCACTACCTCAAGCAAACATTGCCTTGTTACTGTTGTTGGATTGGTAAAAGGTTTTAAAAcattctttcattattttttacaatataaaatataatacacactatgtacacgtgtgtgtgtgtgtgtgtgtgtgtgtatcataaATATTGATGAAAAATGTCTTGAATAAACTAAAGGAAAGAAATGCTCTCAATAAATCACTAATAGTTAACAGAGGAATGTTCCAGGCTGAATTTACTGCATGATTCTTACAAATCTGTCCACACATCTACTGTTTTGACACACCACATTAAACCATTTATCgtttcaaaaatgtgttttttctccaaaaTTCTGTTATAGATATTAGAACTTGAACAAGCTAAAACTTTATATTCATGAAAGTGACACTCCAGCAATTAAGTATTGCACTTCTATAAAGTTGGGGAGACTTGTGaaagacagattaaaaagaaaatggtaaaaatcaAAGCAGCTGAAGACAAGAAATCTTGACTTTTAGTTCCCAGTATgtgtcaagctccaaaaacactgaatcctgCACACCACCAGTTTCTTGGTCTCCAAGCTGAAGCCgagttattttctcagacttgagaGTGCCACAGAGGACTAGATAATGTGTAAACGTAGTGTCAGAGTGACCCACATAATGCCTTAAAGAGTGGCAATAAAATTAGTGCCAGGCGGTGTTGTTTCTTCTAATTTCTTTATTAAAAGATTCTTTTTTACAGTGTTAAATACAATCTCTCAGGAGAACAGAGGTCTGAAAGAAGGTGATAAGAACAACAGATGCAAGATCATTTGATTTAATGTCCTTTCATGAGACCACCAATACAGTATATCACTccataattattttaaaacttaatGTAGTTGTCATTTATATTTCTTCAATGGGAAACGGTAAAGAATAAATCAGAGGAAATGTCTTTAATTCATAGCATATCTGTGCAAAACAGGGAGAGTCAGGTCCCAGAGCCCATATTCCAGCAGCTTGTACCATCCTTACATAGAGCAAACATCTTTAAACAACAGCCTGTAACATTAGAGTCTTCTATCTTCCATCAGGATGGCCGTGGTGCATTTCTGGTGTGTAAGTAAGAAGAACAATCATGACCCACAGATGCAGTACAGCCTGTGAAAAGAAGTTGACaagttgtttaattattttattaactgtTGTTCACCATTTGATCAtattacaaatgcaaaaaaacttGCATCTCAAACAAATACTCACCATGTACAATATAATGAAAACTCTGGCCATTGGGTAGCGCCTCAAGAAGATCCCCAGTCTTATGCTGAAATTACAAGATTTTCTATTTATCATTGAAGATCACATGTTACTTAGAAAAACTGTGTAATTATTCTACAATAACATCGAGGATAAAAATACTTGTAAAAGCTTACCTGAAACGGTCGATGGTGCTGGCTGCTTTGCGTACTTTGCCGTACATCCCTGGACTCTCCTGATCACTGAAAAGGACTGGTGTGTTTCTTTGTCGTGCTCCTGAAAATTTAACAAGCAGAAAAGACATTAACAGTGAAGTCAAGATTAAATTTGATCAATTATTGAAactaaagaaacagaaaatgaccaaatgtttgttaaaaaaaaacaaaaaaaaaaaactcttgaaTTCTCTTGATATCAGGGAGAGACATGCAAAACTTTATtagaataaaatttaaaaaacaaaaaaaaacaagggaaaTGGATCAACTGTAAAGGtaaatcagctgctgctgttctggCAATGAAAATTTCTACAAAAGTCTAATTTCAGCGCTGGATTCTCATGATACAAAGTGTTCTGCGTGCTTTGGCCTCATAGAAGCATTGAAAATTTAAATACTGGTTACTTTTGAAAGCCGAAATTGTGCTGTCATGACTGAACTAAACTTCAAGATTTCTGCATTGATATCTGAGATTGAGATAAAACTACCATACGACTACATATTGACCCCCTAACATTCACCTGCTTTAACCTAGCCTACCTGGTCCATCAATACTGCTCATGTTGATGGCTGGCCCTCCGCTTTGTCCTCCCTGGGCGTTCTTCAGCTGCTGTTCCAGTCGCTCCAGCTGGAAGACCAGGGAACTTTTTTCCGTGCCCAGAGCCTCCAACATCGTCTGCTTCTGGATCAGCGTCTCTGTAAGCTGGTGGAGCCGATTCTCCAGCTCTGTCTGGCTGCTGCTGAGAGTCTTGTTGGTCAACTGGAGGAGTAAAGAAATACCAGAATACGCTTTGTTAGTTAGATATGTGTAGCATTTTAAAACATCTACTTGAAGATTTCTGTTAAATTCCCAAGCATTGAAGGAGAAATTCACCTGATTCCTGAGTTTTTGGATTTCATCTTCTCGGTCCTTGATTCGGCTCTGCAGAGTTGTTTTGGCCCGATGCTGTTCTTCCTCCAAGTACTGCAGCTcctatgattaaaaaaacaaacaaacaaacataaaaatatttcacacaaCTTAAGAGTTTGATAAGACATGCAACAATTATACATGTAATTTCAAGATCTATCCATGACGCAGTTGTAGTTTACCTGTTTGTAACGCTCGACTTcagcctccacctcctgctTAGCTCTGTTCTGTAGAGCCTGTTGCTCCTGTAACTGCACCTGCTGCTCCCGCCACGCTTCTGTCTCCGTCAGGGCCTGATTCTCCAAAtcctgagagagaaaacatgtcCGATGTGTACAGCTCAATCACCGATATCTCATGATCTTTTCGTACAAGGAACAAAGTCAACAAAGTCAAACTAAAGTTAGAAAGAAAACCTAAAAACACACTTGATTACAGAGCCACGTACAAATTTGTGTGCGGTCACTGtggctttgtttgtttaaaaggTGCCTTGTGGAGTTTTCTTCTGAACAAACAagaagttatgtttacattgttttatttaccAGTACTCGTGTATGTCTTTGAGGTCCAACAAACACGAAATGTGAAATCCTTTTCCCCTCATACAAAAATTTGcaaaatcaattttttaaaagtattttaaatccagCATTGTTTGCTGGCTCGTAGTCTTCTTCTTTCATTGCTGCATTCAATGGCACATTACTGCAACTTGCTCCATAGCACCACTagaggtcaaaaactccacagtgtACCTTTAAATATACTACATGCTGAAAGTGATTTGTAAACAAACGGCTCACAAAAGAGGAAGTGACACCAGTCATGTCACGTATTTTAGACCaattacagatgttttcacattGGGGCCTATTGTATGAGAGATTCATCTAATCCGGCCTGCATTTATATTTGGAAACCTCCTAATGAAGCCATCACCCAGGACTGTCCACACAGGGTTCAATATAGTAtcttattacttttttatttccactttgccatttttttcttttcttgacaTGTACAGCATCTCACCTGTATTTCTGTTCGGAGCACGCGCACTTGCCCCTGTAGTTTTTGGATCTCTTCCCTCTGCAGATCCTTCTCGTGACGCAGTTCCTCCATTTCCAGAGCCATGGCCCCGCTGCCGTCCAGTGTGTCCAGACCAGATCCTTCCTTCAGACTGCTGATGAGCTTCTCTTTGGACTAAAGAAACATTATTAAAAAGTTTGCAGTTAAAAGTTTAGTGATGcaaaaaataaagctgatgaTAAAGAAGAATATCAGGATCCCAATgggacacaaaaacagaaaaacacaatttaaaaagtataaatctttatgtaaaaaaaaaaaatattgtccTCTGAAACGTGCATAATTCTTGGTCACAAGGTTAGTTTTAGCCTGGCATAATTCAAATAAATTCAGATGCTACCTGTGAAAACTGTGGTTTTATTGAGGGCCTGCGGCAGTGAGCCTTACTTGTAGGATTCGTGAGGCTTTATGCTTATAGTCTTGTAACTCCTGCTTGgcagtctcagctgcagctttGGCACTTTTCAGTTGCTGTTGGAAGTCGTCCATCCTGAGCTTCTCCTCTGTTGCTCGCCGCTCTGTTGCTGTCACCGTCTCAGCGAGGGTCTGTCTCTCAGCCTCCAGTCTGGACAGGCGACCAGCATACTCACTCTAAACAAGAAGACAGGATTAGAATTTCCATGTGTTCAGTCTCGACTTGAGTTTTTCAGTGTGCACATAAAATTGATTTCTATTTCTACTCAGGCACAAATAACTAAATGTAAAGGCGGATAGAAGATTTTCTTAACCATCATATATGTAGTGGAGCACCTGCATCTGCCGATAGCTGTCCTGTTCCCTCCTAACAGCCTGCTCAGCCTCTCGCAGCCTCTCCTGCATCGTCTCGAGAGCTTGGGACTGTATGCTGCTCCCTTCTGTGTGGTTTTGCATAAttctaaaaaaacacaacagtaaaataGTGTCCAAAACAATTCCTAAAAATGCTGATCTCTACTTCAAAATGATGTGTCATGAAGAGCGTACCTGGATGTTTCCTTCTGTGCCTCCTCTAGTGCAGTACTGCGGGACTTAAGCAGCTGATCAGCTTCATCTAGTCTGATTTTCAGGACTGCAAGTTGACCATCTTTGGCAGAGAGGGCCTCTGTCAGGTCATCAACCTGTGACCGCAGTTGTCGTAACGTCCGGTCAGTCTGTGACTGCTCTGAGTTAAATTTGTCTGATCGTAGTCGGGCGTGATTCAAATCTACAggagtagaaaaaaaacataatcaataCAGAGAAAGGTGCATGAATGTAGGCCATCATTGTTCaggttttgtcttttctcttacCGTCTTGCAAGTCTTTTGCTCTCTGGATGACTGAAGCCATCTCCTGGTTGAGGGAAGCCACCTCACTGCGCAGCAGTTGGTTCTCCAAACGCAGGCTGGACAGGACTTGGCTCTGCGGCTCCTCTACAGGAAGAGGCTCCAATCTGCTGGACTCCTGAGGGACAGCCATGCCCGAGTCTGAACtctcaggtgtgtctgtgttggaCATGATGTtaccacacagagacataaatgCCTGAaattaatatacagtaacttTATTATGAAAGAAATCTGGCTGTAGTTGTGGCTTTGTGTGTTGTACAGTTTTCCAACTACAGCTGGACTGtgtaataaaacatgaatatcaagattagggctgcaactaacaattatttccattatagattaatctgattattcttttctcgattaatctattagtcGTTAGGTCTATAAAACgccagaaaatgatgaaaagagttgatcactgtttcctaaagtccatgatgcaacctaaaatgtcttgttttgtgctgACTAATAgtccacattttattttattatcatagaggaaccagaaaatattcacatttaagaagttggAACAAGAGAagtttagcattttttcttaaaaatggcTTAAAGTGATTCATCGATaatcaaaatagctgcagattaattttctgttgattgacaaatcattgcagctctactcaaGATAACTTTAATATATCTTTTGAAATCATAACAGAGTATCTGAGTCACAATATTATTGGCCAAGTGTCTCATTTGTTGAATAAAGAAAATCCTGCAAAATGACCAGTTTGGATCTAGTTTATGTTACAAATCAGCCACATCTGGAGATAGTGTTGTTatacaaaacatgaaatacaacatgtagtaaaaacactgaaaacagtggTGAAAAAAGACTTGAGTTTGGCCTGAGGAGCTCATACCTTGGCTTGGCTCTTTAGCAGAGCTCTCCTCTGATGTTTTGATGCTGTGAGCAGACAGCGAGCTGAGGCTTGAGGCCCGGGACACACCGCGGGTTGAGGGGGGCGTGGACGGGGCTGAGGGGATGGTGTGAGGAGTAGTGGAGGGGGGAGGTGTTGGGTTTTGGGCCTCGGTGACTGGAACTGCCACTTTTGCAAGTTCTCTTCTTGAATCCCTCCTGTTGCTGACTGGAGGGTCCGAGCTGTTCAGAAAGTCAAAAAGCATGTCATCGTCCACATCCTGCTCGCTCTTTTTGGGCCTCACGAAGCCAGAGGAGGTCTTGGCAGAGCTGGGAGGACTGCCTGCTGAGCCAGAGTTGGTACTGGACACGTTGGCTGTGCCTGCCACCAGGGTTGCATTGGTTCTCTTGATGTTGCCCGCTGCTGCAGAGATGTAGCTTGGTGTATCGTGAGAGGATGCATAGGCATGATGTGTCACAGCTGCGTCGGTCTTGTACCCCGCAGGGTTGTATTCAGGTTGGACAGTTGCATCGCCTTCGTAAATTGACTTGAAGGAGGATGTTTTCTCCTGGTTTTTGCTCAGAGCGGTGGCAGCTCCCTGGTCCACTTTATTCAGGAAGTCTTCAGCTTTCCCAGCAAACTCAGCAAACCAAGACATTTTGCATTCTGATGGCAgaaaccagtggtggaagaagtatttagattctttacttaagtaCCAATAtggcaatgtaaaaatactccattacaagtaaaagtcctgcatgaaaaatcctacctaagtaaaagtacataagtattagcagcttgatgtagttaaagtatttaagtaaaattactggtttggtccctctgactgatgcattattatatatgacatcattagattatcaatactgaagcatcagtgttagagcagcatgttgctgttgtagctgctggaggtggtgCTAGTTTGTACTACTTTATATAGGCTACAGTTAGCTAGattagtccagtggttcccaacctaggggtcagggccctccaaagggtcacaagataaatctgaggggtcatgagatgataaATGGGagtgtaagatgtcaaaagctaAACTGGAAATCACTGGTTTAATCttaataatgtgttgtttttaaaagcttgttatactatctattgtgtcaaatcgtcatctgaaaagtaactaaagctgtcaaataaatgtagtaaaaagtacaatatttccctctgaaatgtggtggagtggaagtataaagtaggaaaaaatgttaatactcaaagtaaaaatacctcaaaattgtatttacgtacaatacttgagtaaatgtgtttagttactttccaccattggCAAAAACATTACAGCACACATTTCAGGATGAACTGAACATCACAGACAAGCTGCATCACATTTAGTTTTAGGTGACATACAGTTAAGGTTAAGAttgataaataaatgcatatcTTAGCGGAGGGAGACGATAGCATGCTAAGTCAATAACTCAACAGAGTCGGGGCTGACTTTACTGCAACGACGTTTCTGGCACAAATACATGGACACATAACAGTATAACATGACTCATCAGTAGCCACCGCTATCATATAATTGGTGTAAACACAGTTGGTTTATCATAATCCTCATCTCTGCTAAAGCTAACAGGCTAGCTCAGGAAAGCTACGTCAATTCCAACTCACCGTTTGAAATGACGTCCAAATGCAAAAACGCCTCAGGTCAGCTGGCTACCGCCGAGGTGTAACTGCTGAACATGAAAGAGGAATACCGTTTGGATATTCACTGTCCAATGTCATTATCTGTCAAATAAGGATATTGGTGATTCTTTTCAATACGTGGACCAGGAAGTTCTGCGAGCAAGGACCCCACAACAGACTGGCTTCAGCGGAGCCTGATGGAAAATAAACCGATGGCTCAGCACCCCGCTTGTTTGTATACTcttatcagtggtggaaagtaaagtactgtacttaagaaaagatttgaggtacttgtactttacttgagtatttccatttgatgttactttatacttccactccactaaatttcagagggaaatattgtactttctactccaccagatttatttgacaacttcagttacttttcagatgaagatttgacacaattgataatataacaagcttttaaaatacaacatattgttaaagatgaaaccagtggtttccaacctttttggcttttgatgtcttacaaaaagcagcgTGTAgtcgggtcacatttcagatgtctatgacttgttaacagctccaccaaatagtgatttttccctctaaacgtctcacatggtttcatttcaataaatgttcaaatgatcaaatatttcaccaaaaatcaaagattagagaaaaagtccaaaaactgaaaacacatttgtgtatcagaactttgttttttcgtCTTTTCtttcccattaatcatctcacgacccctcagatttatctggtggccCTTTGGAGGGGCgcgacccctaggttgggaaccactggactaaacaagctaactgtatataaagtagttgaaactagctccacctccagcagctacaacagtaacatgctgttctaacactgatgcttcagtattaataatctaatgatgtcatatataataatatatcagtcagagggaccaaaccagtacttttactgcaatactttaactacattttgctgccaatacttatgtacttttacttaggtaGGATtctatttttcatgcaggacttttactagtaatggagtatttttacattgctgtattggtacttttaatGAAGTAAAGGATccgagtacttcttccaccgctggCTCCTatcaatataaacataaacactggTAAACAGAGCAGACACTAAATCTGCAGTTTGTGCATTTCTTTCTCAAAACTGTGCAGATGTTTCCAAGACACTTGAAAATCAGTGAACCCAACTCTTTCTGCAGAAATGGAAGAAACCACTAGAATCTTTGGGAGTCAAATATAATTTGGACTTAAAAGGACAGCTGTAGATAAATGAATTGGGAACATTGGCCACAATTTGAACCATATATCaataattatcattttatttcattttaagtgctgtgcatgttttttccttttctggaCCAGTCCTGTAATGctgcatttaaatatgtttaaaaacacaacacaacaaaatttGACAAGAAATGTTActgaccatttaaaaaaaacccatcagtAGAATATTTACTGCATGTCGTTCTCAAGTAAGAGTATTGTTTACCTAATTTAACTTTGAATAAAAGTAGCTTCTTTAAAAGAGAATTGCAATTGGCAGTTGCAAAATAAAGCACACAAAGCCAGATAACTTTCTCTTCACTGATGAACCGCTCGCTGTAAATACCCCATCCATTttctgatgctaaaaaaaatgaatatttgtgATGTGTATGCATTAGATATGACTAGTAATTAAGTTAAATTTAACTAGCATACCCCAAAAAGTATACAAAATGTACTTTACCACAGTACTGTTGTTTAAATTCCCTGCTTCCAGctttaacagataaaataacaACCTCAGGAGGTGTTGCTGCAGTACAAACTCACTGTTACAtaagacaagacaaaaacagacaaactttATCAAACAGTGcctctttattttttcctgcaCTCACTCCAAAATGCATATTTACATGGCATGCCACATCAATACTGGAACTGACTATGGACAATTGATAACACGTAGAATCTGCTCTGGGAGTTAAGGGCGAGGGAGTTACATCCCCTAAACAACCAAACAAGAGATATAACAGAAATGAAGCAACACTTATAACCATCCATAGAAAATGTTTCCTCTTAAATCAGGTTGTTTCAAAGACTTAAAAAGTGATAAATGTCCAGTTGACATGTACCAAACATCTTATTCCCAAGtttctctatttatttttacatatgaCATGGAGAGCTGGCGTCACAAGTCAGAGATGGCGATCATCTACACTCTGCAAAAGACCATGAGGCTAGAGTAGGTGGGTAGATGATCACACACTTGGGGGAGAAAAAGATTTACAACAGTAATTCATCGTTGGTGCCGACAAGCTGGTCAACTCCGTTAGGTGTCCAGTCCGGCAATTTCAAAATACCTCATCAATGTTTTCTAAGATAGTGTCCTTGTTCAAGGTAATAATCCACAAGCGCTGAGTcctttccagaaaaaaaaaatgtccagagGATCCAAAAGAGGGGAGAGAagttaaatacataaaaaacacaactcaatatacaagtttgtgtgtgataatgcaaaaataacaaaacaacattatCTGGAAAAGTTTCTTCTGAGAGAgatcctttgagaaaaaaaaaaaaaaaaaaaatgtagctcaatcagtatttcctctgttttcgGATAAAAAGTCTGTTGTATTAACATTCAAACTCACATCCTCCAGGAgtcattctcacacacacacacacacacacacacacacatacacacaatctctttctctctctcaaacacacacacacacacacacacacacatacacactcactctctcgctccctctttCACAGCCAATTACTCATGCAATGTGGTTTCTAAATGAGGAAGTGGCTGCATCAGATCAGCCCCCTCCTCTTCTTGTAGTCCTCCAAGTTGAGGGACCTGCGGGGAGCGCCGTCCTTCACCGGCAGCGCGTTGGAGCTCACGGACAGAGACTTTGCCTCTGTGGAGCGCAAGAGTGAAATTAATCAGTCATGTTGACGTAACAAAAACACCTTGGTACTACAACAGAGTAAAACATTCGTCCATTTATGCATTTTCTGAATCGCGTATCCTGTTCAGAGCAAAAAACATCATCTCACCTGCATTGGGAACCTGAAGGTCAATCTTAACGTCAAAATCATGAACTTTAAACAAGTCCTCTGAGAGGTCAGTGGTTGGCTTGGGGACATCTTTGTCTTTCAGGTCTGCTTGACCCTGTaatacataaaagaaaaatgagtaCGCTTTAGGGTAAAGACTCATGATTCAAGTCCAGTCAATGTTCTTCGGTGTTGTACTATTATTTGTTCAGATATCTCATATAAAAGAGCATTTCACattaatttaacattaattttATAGTCCTCTGTGATcgtaaactaaatatctttgggttgtggactgttggttgggacaaaacagatattttaggttgcatcttgagCTTCAGGAAAAAgtgatcaatttttttttttaccatttcctgatattttataaaccaaacatctgatcaattaatcgagaaaataacagatcgattgataatgaaaataatcattagttgcagccctaaatagGAGGAGTGATTccagcaagcaaaacctgttcaATGTTC
It encodes the following:
- the golga5 gene encoding golgin subfamily A member 5; this encodes MSWFAEFAGKAEDFLNKVDQGAATALSKNQEKTSSFKSIYEGDATVQPEYNPAGYKTDAAVTHHAYASSHDTPSYISAAAGNIKRTNATLVAGTANVSSTNSGSAGSPPSSAKTSSGFVRPKKSEQDVDDDMLFDFLNSSDPPVSNRRDSRRELAKVAVPVTEAQNPTPPPSTTPHTIPSAPSTPPSTRGVSRASSLSSLSAHSIKTSEESSAKEPSQDTPESSDSGMAVPQESSRLEPLPVEEPQSQVLSSLRLENQLLRSEVASLNQEMASVIQRAKDLQDDLNHARLRSDKFNSEQSQTDRTLRQLRSQVDDLTEALSAKDGQLAVLKIRLDEADQLLKSRSTALEEAQKETSRIMQNHTEGSSIQSQALETMQERLREAEQAVRREQDSYRQMQSEYAGRLSRLEAERQTLAETVTATERRATEEKLRMDDFQQQLKSAKAAAETAKQELQDYKHKASRILQSKEKLISSLKEGSGLDTLDGSGAMALEMEELRHEKDLQREEIQKLQGQVRVLRTEIQDLENQALTETEAWREQQVQLQEQQALQNRAKQEVEAEVERYKQELQYLEEEQHRAKTTLQSRIKDREDEIQKLRNQLTNKTLSSSQTELENRLHQLTETLIQKQTMLEALGTEKSSLVFQLERLEQQLKNAQGGQSGGPAINMSSIDGPGARQRNTPVLFSDQESPGMYGKVRKAASTIDRFSIRLGIFLRRYPMARVFIILYMAVLHLWVMIVLLTYTPEMHHGHPDGR